The following proteins come from a genomic window of Kitasatospora sp. NBC_01246:
- a CDS encoding SMI1/KNR4 family protein: MTDRTTDGAASTPSAAQGAVSAAGDDAVWTAGRLRRVAKSSEGLVVLDPGISDEEMDGWPAPVPEEVRTLLRVVGGVRIAVSRSAVNGHLSIEHVDLGHPFNRGCYPAGDSSWYVEHAGGAGTHWFVYLDHGDGHTYVDVDRVTGAWGPVFRFWDATDSVRVAPSLTAWLERLADCLEEALASARAEAGPGTAIEVRTFGRHFGDRWPDPEREATTVEPVTAAAARLSGDPLLREAAAALPDDALLADLRSVTGPAAVDFPLPVSCRYARWSAGALLSATAWDGE, encoded by the coding sequence ATGACCGACCGCACGACCGACGGCGCCGCGAGCACGCCCAGCGCGGCCCAGGGCGCCGTCAGCGCCGCCGGCGACGACGCCGTATGGACCGCGGGGCGGCTGCGGCGGGTGGCGAAGTCCTCCGAGGGGCTGGTGGTCCTGGACCCGGGGATCAGCGACGAGGAGATGGACGGCTGGCCGGCGCCGGTGCCCGAGGAGGTCCGCACGCTGCTGCGGGTCGTCGGGGGCGTGCGGATCGCGGTCTCGCGGTCCGCGGTCAACGGCCACCTGTCGATCGAGCACGTCGACCTGGGTCACCCCTTCAACCGGGGCTGCTACCCGGCCGGTGACAGCAGCTGGTACGTGGAGCACGCCGGCGGCGCCGGCACCCACTGGTTCGTCTACCTCGACCACGGCGACGGCCACACCTACGTGGACGTCGACCGGGTCACGGGGGCGTGGGGCCCGGTCTTCCGTTTCTGGGACGCCACCGACTCCGTGCGCGTGGCGCCGTCGCTGACCGCCTGGCTGGAGCGCCTCGCCGACTGCCTGGAGGAGGCACTCGCCTCGGCCCGGGCCGAGGCCGGACCCGGCACCGCCATCGAGGTCAGGACGTTCGGCCGCCACTTCGGCGATCGGTGGCCGGACCCGGAGCGGGAGGCGACGACGGTGGAGCCGGTCACCGCCGCGGCGGCCCGGTTGAGCGGTGACCCCCTGCTGCGCGAGGCCGCAGCGGCCCTGCCCGACGACGCCCTGCTCGCCGATCTGCGGTCCGTCACCGGCCCCGCCGCCGTCGACTTCCCGCTGCCGGTGAGCTGCCGCTACGCCCGCTGGTCGGCCGGGGCCCTGCTGTCCGCCACCGCGTGGGACGGCGAATAG
- a CDS encoding ROK family transcriptional regulator, with the protein MRRRNLSVVLGTVAAHNPLSRPLSRADVAARVGLTRAAVSSLVDELIGRGALTETDTAPDGRVGRPGRALSVSDRGPAGLGLEIGVMHLGACVVDLRGEPRVWRRAERSNAGRPVGQVLAEVAALAADAEAEARDLGLRVEGRVLAVPGVVPNEPAGQVDRAPNLGWHTVRVADHWPDPDTAPEPENEANLGALAEYWNAEQAAETFVHVSADAGIGAALVIDGQVFRGARGFAGELGHIPVHPDGLRCVCGARGCLEQYAGQAAVLREAGLAQHDPGPAAPAEAGDPVALLAERAGAGHPPTLAALDRAGRALGLALTSAVDLIDPDGLVLGGTYAELAAWLLPSVRAELTDRVTVRPWAPEALRSSALGRRGPVLGAAQTTIRRIMADPTLLSVG; encoded by the coding sequence ATGCGACGGCGCAACCTCTCGGTGGTCCTCGGCACGGTCGCCGCGCACAACCCGCTCAGCCGCCCGCTGTCCCGCGCGGATGTCGCCGCACGCGTCGGTCTGACCCGGGCGGCCGTCTCCTCGCTGGTCGACGAACTGATCGGGCGGGGTGCGCTGACCGAGACGGATACCGCCCCCGACGGACGGGTCGGCCGCCCCGGACGCGCGCTGTCGGTGAGCGACCGGGGCCCCGCCGGCCTCGGTCTGGAGATCGGCGTCATGCACCTCGGCGCGTGCGTCGTGGACCTGCGCGGAGAACCCCGGGTGTGGCGCCGGGCCGAACGGTCGAACGCCGGCCGGCCGGTCGGGCAGGTGCTGGCGGAGGTCGCCGCGCTGGCCGCCGACGCGGAGGCCGAGGCCCGCGACCTCGGACTGCGCGTCGAGGGGCGGGTCCTGGCCGTGCCCGGGGTGGTGCCGAACGAACCCGCCGGACAGGTCGATCGCGCGCCCAACCTCGGCTGGCACACCGTCCGCGTCGCCGACCACTGGCCCGATCCGGACACCGCGCCCGAGCCGGAGAACGAGGCCAACCTCGGGGCCCTGGCCGAGTACTGGAACGCCGAGCAGGCCGCGGAGACCTTCGTGCACGTCTCCGCGGACGCCGGGATCGGCGCCGCCCTGGTCATCGACGGGCAGGTGTTCCGCGGCGCCCGCGGCTTCGCCGGCGAACTCGGCCACATCCCCGTCCACCCGGACGGCCTCCGGTGCGTCTGCGGCGCGCGCGGCTGCCTGGAGCAGTACGCGGGCCAGGCGGCCGTGCTGCGAGAGGCCGGTCTGGCGCAGCACGACCCGGGTCCGGCCGCACCCGCGGAGGCCGGCGACCCGGTCGCCCTGCTGGCCGAGCGGGCCGGTGCCGGGCACCCGCCGACCCTGGCGGCCCTGGACCGCGCCGGCCGTGCCCTGGGCCTCGCCCTGACCTCCGCCGTCGACCTCATCGACCCGGACGGCCTCGTCCTCGGCGGCACCTACGCCGAACTGGCCGCGTGGCTGCTGCCGTCCGTCCGTGCCGAACTCACCGACCGGGTCACCGTCCGGCCCTGGGCCCCGGAGGCGCTGCGCTCGTCCGCCCTGGGGCGTCGCGGACCCGTGCTGGGCGCGGCGCAGACCACGATCCGCCGGATCATGGCGGACCCGACCCTGCTGTCCGTCGGCTGA
- a CDS encoding DUF2945 domain-containing protein has protein sequence MTTKSHPTGNGRKRLRRGDHVSWRSHGTTVTGRVEREITSQVEAAGRTVDASPEEPQYEVRSSASGRTAVHRPSALRRRKD, from the coding sequence ATGACGACCAAGTCCCACCCCACCGGGAACGGGCGGAAGCGGCTGCGGCGAGGCGACCACGTCTCCTGGCGGAGTCACGGAACCACCGTGACCGGCCGGGTCGAGCGGGAGATCACCTCGCAGGTCGAGGCCGCGGGCCGGACGGTAGACGCCTCACCCGAGGAGCCGCAGTACGAGGTGCGCAGCTCCGCCTCCGGGCGGACGGCCGTACACCGGCCGTCCGCCCTGCGCCGACGGAAGGACTGA
- a CDS encoding oxygenase MpaB family protein, whose amino-acid sequence MTDGISGIPALAALRRRAGAELFARVAGPQGPATRSRIHETPGPRWFGPDRPIRVVHGDASMFVGGLRALLLQSLHPLAMAAVEAHSGYRGDPWGRLQRTSTFLAVTTFGTAADAQRAVDHVRAVHERVRGTSASGEAYRAGDPHLLGWVHAAEVDSFLRAHRAYGERSLDDEAYDGYVADAAVVAAALGVVDPPRDQRQLAGVLAAYRAELHRTRAALDAARFILLRPPLPWVVRPPYGLLAAGAVSLLPGWARRELRLPYLPVVEGPAVRLGAAGVTRGIRWAMTRPPGGEAGRRVDPGVPT is encoded by the coding sequence ATGACCGATGGCATCTCCGGCATCCCGGCCCTCGCCGCGCTCCGGCGGCGCGCCGGGGCGGAACTGTTCGCCCGGGTGGCCGGGCCGCAGGGCCCGGCGACCCGGAGCCGGATCCACGAGACGCCGGGCCCCCGGTGGTTCGGCCCGGACCGGCCCATCCGGGTCGTCCACGGGGACGCCTCGATGTTCGTCGGCGGACTCCGGGCGCTCCTGCTGCAGTCGCTGCACCCGCTGGCGATGGCCGCCGTCGAGGCGCACTCCGGCTACCGGGGCGATCCGTGGGGCCGGCTCCAGCGCACCAGCACGTTTCTCGCGGTCACCACGTTCGGGACGGCGGCCGACGCGCAGCGGGCGGTCGACCACGTGCGGGCGGTGCACGAGCGGGTCCGCGGCACCAGTGCCTCGGGGGAGGCGTACCGGGCCGGTGATCCACACCTGCTCGGCTGGGTGCACGCCGCCGAGGTCGACAGCTTCCTCCGTGCCCACCGGGCTTACGGGGAAAGGTCGTTGGACGACGAGGCCTATGACGGCTACGTGGCCGACGCCGCCGTCGTGGCCGCCGCGCTGGGTGTCGTCGACCCGCCGCGCGACCAGCGGCAGCTCGCCGGCGTCCTCGCGGCGTACCGCGCCGAGTTGCACCGGACCAGGGCAGCCCTCGACGCGGCGCGGTTCATCCTCCTCCGGCCGCCCCTGCCGTGGGTGGTCCGACCGCCGTACGGGCTGCTCGCGGCCGGCGCGGTCTCGCTGCTGCCCGGGTGGGCGCGGCGGGAACTCCGCCTGCCCTACCTGCCGGTGGTGGAGGGGCCGGCCGTCCGGCTGGGCGCGGCCGGCGTGACCAGGGGGATCAGATGGGCGATGACCCGCCCGCCCGGGGGCGAGGCGGGTCGGCGGGTGGACCCGGGCGTCCCGACCTGA
- a CDS encoding ferredoxin reductase: MTSAALRKRAWKLLEMVTTPLLPSDYLDLVSPLRAGADLRGRIEAVHPETGDAATVVIRPGRGWRGHAAGQYVRIGVDVDGRRLWRAYSITSPTDRQDGRITITVKAIPDGKVSNHLVRRATPGTLVQLDQPTGDFVLPPAKPAKVLYLTAGSGITPVMGMLRDVELDDVVMVHCAPRPQDVIFRNELHGLVADKKLRLAEVHSATDGKLDIARLGELVPDWAERETWACGPAGLLDAAEEYWTEHGVRERLRTERFRPRIVVAGDGDGGGGEVTFSATGTTVDADGATPLLDIGEEAGVLMPSGCRMGICFGCVTPLKAGAVRDLRTGEITEAEPGVLIQTCVSAAAGPCDIER, from the coding sequence ATGACGAGTGCAGCCCTCCGCAAGAGGGCGTGGAAACTGCTGGAGATGGTCACGACGCCGCTGCTGCCGTCGGACTACCTCGACCTGGTCAGCCCGCTGCGTGCGGGCGCCGACCTGCGCGGGCGCATCGAGGCCGTGCACCCCGAGACGGGTGACGCCGCGACCGTCGTGATCAGGCCGGGGCGGGGCTGGCGCGGCCACGCGGCCGGTCAGTACGTGCGGATCGGGGTCGACGTCGACGGGAGGCGCCTGTGGCGTGCCTACTCCATCACCTCGCCGACAGACCGCCAGGACGGCCGGATCACGATCACCGTGAAGGCGATCCCGGACGGCAAGGTCAGCAACCACCTGGTCCGCAGGGCGACACCGGGCACGCTGGTCCAGCTCGACCAGCCGACCGGTGACTTCGTGCTGCCGCCTGCCAAGCCCGCCAAGGTGCTCTACCTGACGGCCGGCAGCGGCATCACGCCCGTGATGGGCATGCTGCGCGACGTCGAGTTGGATGACGTCGTCATGGTCCACTGTGCGCCGCGGCCCCAAGACGTGATCTTCCGCAACGAGCTGCACGGCCTGGTCGCGGACAAGAAGCTGCGCCTCGCCGAGGTGCACAGCGCCACGGACGGCAAGCTCGACATCGCCCGCCTCGGCGAACTCGTGCCTGACTGGGCCGAGCGCGAGACCTGGGCCTGCGGGCCCGCGGGCCTGCTCGACGCCGCGGAGGAGTACTGGACCGAGCACGGTGTCCGGGAGCGCCTGCGCACCGAACGCTTCCGACCCCGCATCGTCGTCGCCGGCGACGGCGACGGCGGCGGCGGCGAGGTCACGTTCAGCGCCACCGGCACGACAGTCGACGCGGACGGCGCCACGCCGTTGCTGGACATCGGCGAGGAGGCCGGCGTGCTCATGCCCTCCGGGTGCCGCATGGGCATCTGCTTCGGCTGCGTCACGCCGCTCAAGGCGGGCGCCGTCCGCGACCTGCGCACCGGCGAGATCACCGAGGCCGAGCCGGGCGTCCTCATCCAGACCTGCGTGTCCGCCGCGGCGGGCCCCTGCGACATCGAACGGTAG
- the xylB gene encoding xylulokinase, with protein MAEQRVVIGVDSSTQSTKALAVDIDTGTVLGEGRAPHTVSEGAGRESDAEQWWRAFDEAVARTGWAGRASAVSIAGQQHGLVTLDAAGAPVRPALLWNDVRSAPQAAALRAGIGPAEIVRRTGSLPTAAFTAPKWAWLRANEPAAADRVAAVRLPHDFLTERLTGEAVTDRGDASGTGWWGPDGYDEDVLDRIGLDPALLPQVLVPGAPAGLVRPGTALREGALVAAGTGDNMAAALGLGLRPGQPVLSLGTSGTVYAVGRKRPVDASGTVAGFADALGGWLPLACTLNCTLAVDRVAGLLGRGREEVEDGGTVVVLPYLDGERTPDLPGASGLVHGLRHDTTPGEVLQAAYDGAAHALLTALDEVLRAGGEEPAGDEPLLLIGGGARGRAWQRTVLRLSGRAVRVPVARELVALGAAAQAAALLTGEPADAVARRWRTADGPVLEAVARDADALERISGTLRRAGALQGAPAEDR; from the coding sequence ATGGCTGAGCAGCGTGTCGTGATCGGCGTCGACAGCTCCACCCAGTCCACCAAGGCCCTCGCCGTCGACATCGACACGGGCACGGTCCTGGGCGAGGGTCGAGCCCCGCACACCGTCAGCGAGGGAGCCGGCCGGGAGAGCGATGCCGAGCAGTGGTGGCGGGCCTTCGACGAGGCCGTCGCGCGGACGGGCTGGGCCGGCCGCGCGTCCGCCGTCTCGATCGCCGGCCAGCAGCACGGCCTGGTCACCCTCGACGCGGCCGGCGCACCGGTGCGCCCGGCGCTGCTGTGGAACGACGTCCGGTCCGCCCCCCAGGCCGCCGCGCTGCGAGCCGGGATCGGCCCGGCGGAGATCGTCCGGCGCACCGGCAGCCTGCCGACCGCCGCCTTCACCGCTCCCAAGTGGGCCTGGCTGCGCGCCAACGAGCCGGCCGCGGCCGACCGTGTCGCGGCCGTCCGCCTCCCGCACGACTTCCTGACCGAGCGGCTGACCGGGGAGGCGGTGACCGACCGCGGCGACGCGTCGGGGACCGGCTGGTGGGGGCCGGACGGCTACGACGAGGACGTCCTCGACCGCATCGGCCTCGACCCGGCCCTGCTGCCGCAGGTCCTCGTGCCGGGCGCACCGGCCGGCCTGGTCCGCCCCGGCACGGCGCTGCGCGAGGGGGCCCTGGTGGCCGCCGGAACCGGCGACAACATGGCCGCCGCCCTCGGGCTGGGACTGCGGCCCGGGCAGCCCGTGCTCAGCCTCGGCACCTCCGGGACGGTCTACGCCGTCGGCCGGAAGAGGCCGGTGGACGCGAGCGGGACGGTCGCGGGCTTCGCCGACGCCCTCGGCGGCTGGCTGCCGCTCGCCTGCACGCTCAACTGCACCCTCGCCGTCGACCGCGTCGCCGGCCTCCTCGGACGCGGGCGCGAGGAGGTCGAGGACGGCGGCACCGTGGTGGTGCTGCCCTACCTGGACGGCGAGCGCACACCGGACCTGCCCGGCGCGTCAGGCCTGGTCCACGGACTCCGTCACGACACCACACCGGGGGAGGTGCTCCAAGCCGCCTACGACGGCGCGGCCCACGCCCTGCTCACCGCCCTGGACGAGGTGCTGCGCGCGGGCGGCGAGGAGCCGGCGGGCGACGAGCCGCTGCTGCTGATCGGGGGCGGCGCCCGGGGCCGCGCCTGGCAGCGGACCGTCCTGCGGCTCTCGGGCCGGGCCGTGCGGGTACCCGTCGCGCGGGAACTGGTCGCACTCGGCGCGGCCGCCCAAGCCGCCGCCCTGCTCACCGGCGAGCCCGCCGACGCGGTGGCCCGCCGGTGGCGCACCGCCGACGGCCCGGTGCTGGAGGCCGTGGCACGGGACGCGGACGCACTCGAACGGATCAGCGGTACCCTGCGTCGGGCCGGGGCCTTGCAGGGAGCCCCGGCCGAGGACCGGTAG
- a CDS encoding fatty acid desaturase family protein, which translates to MTAIDPTAHLTAQQIEELGRELDAIRDEVIADRGEKDAAYIRKVISAQRKLELASRGVLLFSVFPPAWLLGTAGLSVAKIMDNMEIGHNVLHGQWDWMRDPKIHSTTWEWDHVSPAEQWKHSHNELHHTYTNVIGKDNDLGYGIMRVDEDQKWHPAHLGQPLWNFLNACFFEYGIAAYDLELGKNLHKRRRKDPEFRARAKAVGRKIRKQVLKDYVIHPLLSGPSFLTTLAATFTANLVRNIWSHSVIMCGHFPEGVQVFERRSIKGETRGQWYLRQMMGSANISGSRAMHFMTGNLSHQIEHHLFPDLPSNRYAEVAVKVRALFEKYELEYVTGPLPAQVFSAWHKVFRLSLPTKKPEVMTPDGHAMVVVQHD; encoded by the coding sequence TTGACCGCCATCGACCCCACCGCCCACCTGACCGCGCAGCAGATCGAGGAGCTCGGCCGCGAGCTGGACGCGATCCGCGACGAGGTGATCGCCGACCGCGGCGAGAAGGACGCCGCCTACATCCGCAAGGTCATCTCGGCGCAGCGCAAGCTCGAGCTGGCCAGTAGGGGCGTGCTGCTGTTCTCGGTCTTCCCGCCCGCGTGGCTGCTCGGCACCGCCGGCCTGTCCGTGGCGAAGATCATGGACAACATGGAGATCGGCCACAACGTCCTGCACGGCCAGTGGGACTGGATGCGGGACCCGAAGATCCACTCCACCACCTGGGAGTGGGATCACGTCTCGCCGGCCGAGCAGTGGAAGCACTCGCACAACGAGTTGCACCACACGTACACCAACGTGATCGGCAAGGACAACGACCTCGGCTACGGCATCATGCGCGTCGACGAGGACCAGAAGTGGCACCCGGCCCACCTCGGCCAGCCGCTGTGGAACTTCCTCAACGCCTGCTTCTTCGAGTACGGCATCGCGGCGTACGACCTGGAGCTCGGCAAGAACCTGCACAAGCGCCGCCGCAAGGACCCGGAGTTCCGCGCGCGGGCCAAGGCCGTGGGCCGCAAGATCCGCAAGCAGGTGCTCAAGGACTACGTGATCCACCCACTGCTGTCGGGCCCGTCGTTCCTCACCACGCTCGCCGCCACGTTCACCGCGAACCTCGTCCGCAACATCTGGTCACACTCGGTGATCATGTGCGGGCACTTCCCCGAGGGCGTACAGGTCTTCGAGCGCCGGTCGATCAAGGGCGAGACACGCGGCCAGTGGTACCTGCGCCAGATGATGGGCTCGGCGAACATCAGCGGCAGCAGGGCCATGCACTTCATGACCGGCAACCTGTCGCACCAGATCGAGCACCACCTGTTCCCGGACCTGCCGAGCAACCGGTACGCCGAGGTCGCGGTGAAGGTGCGCGCGCTGTTCGAGAAGTACGAGCTGGAGTACGTCACCGGGCCGCTCCCCGCGCAGGTGTTCTCCGCGTGGCACAAGGTCTTCCGGCTCTCGCTGCCCACCAAGAAGCCCGAGGTCATGACCCCGGACGGGCACGCGATGGTCGTGGTCCAGCACGACTGA
- a CDS encoding nitroreductase/quinone reductase family protein — protein MPGPGPVSAERAAARPLMAEHWPAYEEYQAKNDREIPVVVIEPTAFGRPPGARPGGPARRRRPAGTVPSRR, from the coding sequence GTGCCCGGCCCAGGTCCGGTATCGGCCGAGCGGGCCGCCGCCCGGCCGCTCATGGCGGAGCACTGGCCCGCCTACGAGGAGTACCAGGCGAAGAACGACCGGGAGATCCCGGTGGTCGTGATCGAGCCGACGGCGTTCGGTCGGCCGCCGGGGGCCCGGCCGGGCGGCCCGGCTCGACGCCGTCGTCCGGCGGGGACTGTCCCCTCCCGGCGGTAG
- a CDS encoding PucR family transcriptional regulator produces MSQAIRRASELVLDETTVTALRAALRSTADEVVQAIIDEVPPYANALSGRMGGTIRRAVRTALGHYLDLASGNATGGDAGDAAYELGRGEVRDGRSMDALLSAYRVGARVAWRCLAAGAVPVGLPAAEVAKFAELTFAYIDELSAASAAGHADELAARGRARERHLEHLARDLLADASPDVLLASVQRAGWQPPTSLTAVLLPAAQARPAYRALDPGTLVLDDLPDATGVLLVPDADRSHLLRQLADRTAVVGPARPWTRASASYARAVRARSLSADIRDTEAHLPELVLSADMDAFSDLRARALAPLRTLPVATARRLEETLRAWLLHQGRRDEVAAALFVHPQTVRYRMSQLRELFPDLASPYRVLELTLAVGLPAG; encoded by the coding sequence GTGAGTCAAGCAATCCGGAGGGCCAGCGAGCTGGTCCTGGACGAGACGACGGTCACCGCGCTTCGGGCCGCGCTGAGGTCCACCGCCGACGAGGTCGTCCAGGCGATCATCGACGAGGTCCCTCCTTACGCGAACGCCCTTTCGGGCCGCATGGGCGGCACCATCCGCCGAGCCGTCCGCACCGCCCTGGGCCACTACCTGGACCTCGCGAGCGGGAATGCCACGGGCGGCGACGCCGGTGACGCAGCCTACGAGCTGGGCCGCGGCGAGGTGCGCGACGGCCGTTCGATGGACGCCCTGCTCAGCGCCTACCGCGTCGGCGCCCGCGTGGCCTGGCGGTGTCTGGCAGCGGGTGCCGTACCCGTAGGTCTGCCCGCCGCCGAGGTCGCCAAGTTCGCGGAGCTGACCTTCGCCTATATCGACGAGCTCTCCGCCGCGAGCGCCGCGGGCCACGCCGACGAACTGGCGGCTCGGGGAAGGGCCCGCGAGCGCCACCTGGAACACCTGGCCCGCGACCTCCTCGCCGACGCGAGCCCGGACGTGCTGCTGGCCTCTGTTCAACGGGCCGGGTGGCAGCCTCCGACTTCGCTGACCGCGGTCCTGCTGCCCGCCGCCCAGGCCCGGCCTGCCTACCGCGCGCTCGACCCGGGCACCCTCGTCCTCGATGATCTGCCGGACGCCACCGGTGTGCTGCTCGTTCCCGATGCCGACCGATCGCATCTCTTGCGGCAGCTGGCCGACCGCACCGCCGTGGTCGGCCCGGCCCGGCCGTGGACTCGTGCGTCCGCCTCGTACGCGCGAGCCGTACGCGCGCGCTCCCTCTCCGCTGACATCCGCGACACCGAGGCCCACCTGCCCGAGCTGGTGCTGAGCGCCGACATGGACGCGTTCTCAGACCTGCGTGCCCGCGCGCTCGCACCGTTGCGGACCTTGCCCGTCGCGACCGCGCGGCGGCTGGAGGAGACGTTGCGAGCGTGGTTGCTGCACCAGGGCAGGCGGGACGAGGTGGCGGCGGCGTTGTTCGTCCATCCGCAGACAGTCCGGTACCGGATGTCGCAGCTGCGGGAGCTGTTTCCGGATCTCGCATCGCCGTACCGGGTCCTTGAACTGACCCTGGCGGTGGGTCTTCCGGCCGGCTGA